The following proteins are encoded in a genomic region of Brachypodium distachyon strain Bd21 chromosome 1, Brachypodium_distachyon_v3.0, whole genome shotgun sequence:
- the LOC100846678 gene encoding protein CHROMATIN REMODELING 35 isoform X3 gives MDPSGCKRQKHEIEHDSSPGNQSQATIISHNSSVRLRFLEQFDDLKYASATKDYKAVNAKMHELLSTLEKLKEVPIKLPYVSPVLKTSDARLHSATQSGSNFSSDNIIDLDPDNVGDHTHPNMENTGAHNTTYLVDSGDGDMIKSIRDGNSSGCMQNVNFTQECSLAEQPGQYQDIIMLGNENINSEDQAVAKQGNDIMDIDNEESALFDGHSSSESPELIKQGHGDISIYNENHDEQKGKREGEGEDVQSAGSIENNSVPVVDSYDISCEVIQSESTENGNYDRYDNNDSPVDELEYLWRDMSLALACSKSRQLSLPEQTIGSDHSIVPSENTCGEVVDDCHHDFLMRDDLGLVCRVCGLIKKPIDTIIECQWKKPKQSYRTYPSGHRNSNDLDTPINLSRNILQMLPDPLSIHPQHLQQMKPHQLEGFNFLVKNLADEKNPGGCILAHAPGSGKTFMLISFVQSYLTKYPEGRPLIVLPVGILATWRTEFLRWQIEDIPLYDFYSSKANNRSDQLKVLNLWEENRSIMLLGYEHFARIVSEHTCDTETVKCRKKLLKVPSLVILDEGHTARNKETDLLTSLATIETPRKVVLSGTLFQNHVSEVFNILNLVRPNFLKMERSRAIVKRILSKVDMFGKSAWSKNTSDKCFYDMVEENLQKDANDKIREMIIENLRELTANVLHYYQGELSEELPGLVDFTVFLNMTTKQEESIKSFVGQNKFSKRSNCNAVSLHPCLKDIKNICEKNENTTYQKIFLRNHEKISSVMSGIDINDGAKLKFIHNLLSLSESAGEKVLVFSQYVCSLLFLEMLFTRMKGWKPDMHMFMIHGGSVQRDKTIERFNHSPDAKVLFGSIKACSEGISLVGASRVVILDVHENPSVMRQAIGRAFRPGQTKMVYCYRLVAADSPEEDDHKTAFRKERVAKLWFEWNEVCVNDDFELTDVDVSESEDIFLESPAMRQDIKSLYKR, from the exons ATGGATCCTAGTGGCTGCAAAAGACAGAAACATGAAATTGAGCATGATAGCTCACCAGGCAACCAGTCTCAGGCAACCATCATCAGTCATAACAGTTCTGTCCGCCTTCGATTTCTCGAGCAGTTTGACGACTTGAAGTATGCAAGTGCCACTAAAGATTACAAGGCAGTCAATGCCAAGATGCATGAACTTCTCAGCACCCTTGAAAAGCTCAAAGAAGTACCTATCAAGTTGCCCTATGTCAGTCCAGTGCTCAAGACATCAGATGCAAGATTACATAGCGCTACCCAAAGTGGGAGCAATTTTAGTTCTGATAATATTATTGACTTGGATCCGGACAATGTTGGAGATCATACCCATCCTAACATGGAAAATACTGGGGCTCACAATACAACCTATTTAGTTGATTCCGGTGACGGGGACATGATTAAATCAATCAGAGATGGAAATTCATCTGGTTGTATGCAAAATGTCAATTTTACCCAAGAATGCTCATTGGCTGAGCAGCCTGGCCAATACCAGGACATCATCATGTTGGGTAATGAAAACATAAATTCTGAAGATCAAGCTGTAGCTAAGCAAGGAAATGACATCATGGACATTGACAATGAG GAAAGTGCTTTATTTGATGGCCATAGTTCTTCAGAGTCACCAGAACTGATCAAGCAAGGACATGGCGACATAAGTATTTACAATGAG AACCATGACGagcagaaaggaaaaagggaaGGGGAGGGTGAAGATGTCCAAAGTGCAGGAAGCATAGAGAACAACAGTGTACCTGTTGTAGATTCTTATGATATATCTTGTGAGGTCATACAAAGTGAGTCAACAGAAAATGGAAATTATGATCGCTATGATAACAATGACAGCCCAGTTGATGAGCTAGAATACCTTTGGAGGGACATGTCGCTTGCATTGGCATGTTCGAAG TCTCGCCAACTTAGCTTACCTGAACAGACCATTGGAAGTGATCACAGTATTGTTCCGTCGGAGAATACTTGTGGAGAAGTTGTGGATGATTGTCATCATGACTTCCTGATGAGAGATGATTTGGGACTTGTTTGCCGTGTTTGTGGTCTGATCAAGAAACCCATTGATACTATTATTGAGTGCCAGTGGAAAAAG CCCAAGCAATCATACAGGACATACCCGTCAGGACACAGAAACTCTAATGATCTGGATACACCTATTAATCTTTCAAGAAACATTCTTCAAATGTTACCTGATCCTCTTTCGATCCACCCTCAGCATTTACAACAGATGAAACCTCACCAACTTGAAGGTTTTAATTTCTTGGTCAAGAACTTGGCAGATGAGAAAAACCCTGGGGGCTGTATTCTAGCACATGCACCAGGTTCTGGAAAGACCTTTATGCTAATTAGCTTTGTCCAGAGCTACCTGACCAAATACCCTGAAGGACGGCCATTGATTGTCCTTCCAGTGGGCATTTTGGCAACATGGAGAACAGAATTTCTCCGTTGGCAGATTGAGGACATTCCCTTGTATGACTTCTACTCCTCCAAAGCTAATAACCGGTCTGATCAATTAAAAGTTTTGAACTTGTGGGAAGAAAATAGAAGCATAATGTTGCTTGGGTATGAGCATTTTGCACGCATAGTTTCTGAGCACACTTGTGATACTGAAACCGTCAAGTGTCGAAAGAAACTGTTGAAGGTCCCAAGCCTTGTCATTCTAGATGAAGGCCACACTGCCAGAAATAAGGAAACTGACTTGCTCACTTCACTTGCAACAATAGAAACTCCTAGAAAAGTGGTGCTCTCAGGAACCTTGTTTCAGAATCATGTAAGTGAGGTTTTCAACATTTTGAACCTTGTCCGGCCAAATTTCTTGAAGATGGAGAGATCCCGTGCGATAGTGAAGCGCATATTAAGCAAGGTTGATATGTTTGGGAAGAGTGCATGGTCAAAGAACACTTCAGATAAGTGCTTCTATGATATGGTTGAAGAAAACCTTCAAAAGGATGCAAATGATAAAATCAGAGAGATGATCATTGAGAATCTACGTGAGCTAACTGCAAATGTGCTCCACTATTATCAAGGCGAGCTTTCAGAGGAGCTACCTGGGCTTGTGGACTTCACAGTTTTTCTTAATATGACTACCAAGCAGGAAGAGAGCATTAAGAGTTTTGTGGGACAAAATAAATTTAGTAAACGTTCAAACTGCAATGCTGTTTCTCTTCATCCATGCTTAAAGGATATCAAGAACATATgtgagaaaaatgaaaataccACATATCAGAAGATCTTTTTGAGGAATCATGAGAAAATTAGCTCCGTGATGAGTGGAATTGATATAAACGATGGGGCGAAACTAAAGTTTATACACAATCTCTTGTCTCTTTCAGAATCTGCTGGAGAGAAGGTACTTGTGTTCAGCCAGTATGTCTGTTCTCTACTTTTCTTGGAAATGCTGTTCACAAGAATGAAAGGATGGAAACCAGACATGCACATGTTCATGATACATGGCGGATCAGTTCAGAGAGACAAGACCATCGAGAGATTCAACCACTCACCAGATGCTAAAGTTCTCTTTGGTTCCATCAAGGCTTGCAGCGAGGGCATCTCGCTCGTTGGTGCATCACGTGTTGTCATTCTGGATGTCCATGAAAATCCTTCTGTGATGCGCCAGGCGATTGGACGTGCATTCAGACCAGGACAGACTAAAATGGTGTACTGCTACCGTCTCGTTGCCGCTGACTCCCCTGAAGAGGATGATCACAAGACAGCCTTTCGAAAAGAACGGGTGGCCAAGCTGTGGTTTGAATGGAACGAGGTTTGTGTAAATGATGATTTTGAGCTTACTGATGTTGATGTTTCAGAGAGCGAGGATATTTTTCTGGAAAGCCCTGCAATGCGACAAGATATCAAATCCCTATACAAAAG GTGA
- the LOC100846678 gene encoding protein CHROMATIN REMODELING 35 isoform X1 — MDPSGCKRQKHEIEHDSSPGNQSQATIISHNSSVRLRFLEQFDDLKYASATKDYKAVNAKMHELLSTLEKLKEVPIKLPYVSPVLKTSDARLHSATQSGSNFSSDNIIDLDPDNVGDHTHPNMENTGAHNTTYLVDSGDGDMIKSIRDGNSSGCMQNVNFTQECSLAEQPGQYQDIIMLGNENINSEDQAVAKQGNDIMDIDNELCFKLKESALFDGHSSSESPELIKQGHGDISIYNENHDEQKGKREGEGEDVQSAGSIENNSVPVVDSYDISCEVIQSESTENGNYDRYDNNDSPVDELEYLWRDMSLALACSKSRQLSLPEQTIGSDHSIVPSENTCGEVVDDCHHDFLMRDDLGLVCRVCGLIKKPIDTIIECQWKKPKQSYRTYPSGHRNSNDLDTPINLSRNILQMLPDPLSIHPQHLQQMKPHQLEGFNFLVKNLADEKNPGGCILAHAPGSGKTFMLISFVQSYLTKYPEGRPLIVLPVGILATWRTEFLRWQIEDIPLYDFYSSKANNRSDQLKVLNLWEENRSIMLLGYEHFARIVSEHTCDTETVKCRKKLLKVPSLVILDEGHTARNKETDLLTSLATIETPRKVVLSGTLFQNHVSEVFNILNLVRPNFLKMERSRAIVKRILSKVDMFGKSAWSKNTSDKCFYDMVEENLQKDANDKIREMIIENLRELTANVLHYYQGELSEELPGLVDFTVFLNMTTKQEESIKSFVGQNKFSKRSNCNAVSLHPCLKDIKNICEKNENTTYQKIFLRNHEKISSVMSGIDINDGAKLKFIHNLLSLSESAGEKVLVFSQYVCSLLFLEMLFTRMKGWKPDMHMFMIHGGSVQRDKTIERFNHSPDAKVLFGSIKACSEGISLVGASRVVILDVHENPSVMRQAIGRAFRPGQTKMVYCYRLVAADSPEEDDHKTAFRKERVAKLWFEWNEVCVNDDFELTDVDVSESEDIFLESPAMRQDIKSLYKR; from the exons ATGGATCCTAGTGGCTGCAAAAGACAGAAACATGAAATTGAGCATGATAGCTCACCAGGCAACCAGTCTCAGGCAACCATCATCAGTCATAACAGTTCTGTCCGCCTTCGATTTCTCGAGCAGTTTGACGACTTGAAGTATGCAAGTGCCACTAAAGATTACAAGGCAGTCAATGCCAAGATGCATGAACTTCTCAGCACCCTTGAAAAGCTCAAAGAAGTACCTATCAAGTTGCCCTATGTCAGTCCAGTGCTCAAGACATCAGATGCAAGATTACATAGCGCTACCCAAAGTGGGAGCAATTTTAGTTCTGATAATATTATTGACTTGGATCCGGACAATGTTGGAGATCATACCCATCCTAACATGGAAAATACTGGGGCTCACAATACAACCTATTTAGTTGATTCCGGTGACGGGGACATGATTAAATCAATCAGAGATGGAAATTCATCTGGTTGTATGCAAAATGTCAATTTTACCCAAGAATGCTCATTGGCTGAGCAGCCTGGCCAATACCAGGACATCATCATGTTGGGTAATGAAAACATAAATTCTGAAGATCAAGCTGTAGCTAAGCAAGGAAATGACATCATGGACATTGACAATGAG CTGTGTTTCAAGCTCAAGGAAAGTGCTTTATTTGATGGCCATAGTTCTTCAGAGTCACCAGAACTGATCAAGCAAGGACATGGCGACATAAGTATTTACAATGAG AACCATGACGagcagaaaggaaaaagggaaGGGGAGGGTGAAGATGTCCAAAGTGCAGGAAGCATAGAGAACAACAGTGTACCTGTTGTAGATTCTTATGATATATCTTGTGAGGTCATACAAAGTGAGTCAACAGAAAATGGAAATTATGATCGCTATGATAACAATGACAGCCCAGTTGATGAGCTAGAATACCTTTGGAGGGACATGTCGCTTGCATTGGCATGTTCGAAG TCTCGCCAACTTAGCTTACCTGAACAGACCATTGGAAGTGATCACAGTATTGTTCCGTCGGAGAATACTTGTGGAGAAGTTGTGGATGATTGTCATCATGACTTCCTGATGAGAGATGATTTGGGACTTGTTTGCCGTGTTTGTGGTCTGATCAAGAAACCCATTGATACTATTATTGAGTGCCAGTGGAAAAAG CCCAAGCAATCATACAGGACATACCCGTCAGGACACAGAAACTCTAATGATCTGGATACACCTATTAATCTTTCAAGAAACATTCTTCAAATGTTACCTGATCCTCTTTCGATCCACCCTCAGCATTTACAACAGATGAAACCTCACCAACTTGAAGGTTTTAATTTCTTGGTCAAGAACTTGGCAGATGAGAAAAACCCTGGGGGCTGTATTCTAGCACATGCACCAGGTTCTGGAAAGACCTTTATGCTAATTAGCTTTGTCCAGAGCTACCTGACCAAATACCCTGAAGGACGGCCATTGATTGTCCTTCCAGTGGGCATTTTGGCAACATGGAGAACAGAATTTCTCCGTTGGCAGATTGAGGACATTCCCTTGTATGACTTCTACTCCTCCAAAGCTAATAACCGGTCTGATCAATTAAAAGTTTTGAACTTGTGGGAAGAAAATAGAAGCATAATGTTGCTTGGGTATGAGCATTTTGCACGCATAGTTTCTGAGCACACTTGTGATACTGAAACCGTCAAGTGTCGAAAGAAACTGTTGAAGGTCCCAAGCCTTGTCATTCTAGATGAAGGCCACACTGCCAGAAATAAGGAAACTGACTTGCTCACTTCACTTGCAACAATAGAAACTCCTAGAAAAGTGGTGCTCTCAGGAACCTTGTTTCAGAATCATGTAAGTGAGGTTTTCAACATTTTGAACCTTGTCCGGCCAAATTTCTTGAAGATGGAGAGATCCCGTGCGATAGTGAAGCGCATATTAAGCAAGGTTGATATGTTTGGGAAGAGTGCATGGTCAAAGAACACTTCAGATAAGTGCTTCTATGATATGGTTGAAGAAAACCTTCAAAAGGATGCAAATGATAAAATCAGAGAGATGATCATTGAGAATCTACGTGAGCTAACTGCAAATGTGCTCCACTATTATCAAGGCGAGCTTTCAGAGGAGCTACCTGGGCTTGTGGACTTCACAGTTTTTCTTAATATGACTACCAAGCAGGAAGAGAGCATTAAGAGTTTTGTGGGACAAAATAAATTTAGTAAACGTTCAAACTGCAATGCTGTTTCTCTTCATCCATGCTTAAAGGATATCAAGAACATATgtgagaaaaatgaaaataccACATATCAGAAGATCTTTTTGAGGAATCATGAGAAAATTAGCTCCGTGATGAGTGGAATTGATATAAACGATGGGGCGAAACTAAAGTTTATACACAATCTCTTGTCTCTTTCAGAATCTGCTGGAGAGAAGGTACTTGTGTTCAGCCAGTATGTCTGTTCTCTACTTTTCTTGGAAATGCTGTTCACAAGAATGAAAGGATGGAAACCAGACATGCACATGTTCATGATACATGGCGGATCAGTTCAGAGAGACAAGACCATCGAGAGATTCAACCACTCACCAGATGCTAAAGTTCTCTTTGGTTCCATCAAGGCTTGCAGCGAGGGCATCTCGCTCGTTGGTGCATCACGTGTTGTCATTCTGGATGTCCATGAAAATCCTTCTGTGATGCGCCAGGCGATTGGACGTGCATTCAGACCAGGACAGACTAAAATGGTGTACTGCTACCGTCTCGTTGCCGCTGACTCCCCTGAAGAGGATGATCACAAGACAGCCTTTCGAAAAGAACGGGTGGCCAAGCTGTGGTTTGAATGGAACGAGGTTTGTGTAAATGATGATTTTGAGCTTACTGATGTTGATGTTTCAGAGAGCGAGGATATTTTTCTGGAAAGCCCTGCAATGCGACAAGATATCAAATCCCTATACAAAAG GTGA
- the LOC100846678 gene encoding protein CHROMATIN REMODELING 35 isoform X5, with protein MDPSGCKRQKHEIEHDSSPGNQSQATIISHNSSVRLRFLEQFDDLKYASATKDYKAVNAKMHELLSTLEKLKEVPIKLPYVSPVLKTSDARLHSATQSGSNFSSDNIIDLDPDNVGDHTHPNMENTGAHNTTYLVDSGDGDMIKSIRDGNSSGCMQNVNFTQECSLAEQPGQYQDIIMLGNENINSEDQAVAKQGNDIMDIDNELKESALFDGHSSSESPELIKQGHGDISIYNENHDEQKGKREGEGEDVQSAGSIENNSVPVVDSYDISCEVIQSESTENGNYDRYDNNDSPVDELEYLWRDMSLALACSKTIGSDHSIVPSENTCGEVVDDCHHDFLMRDDLGLVCRVCGLIKKPIDTIIECQWKKPKQSYRTYPSGHRNSNDLDTPINLSRNILQMLPDPLSIHPQHLQQMKPHQLEGFNFLVKNLADEKNPGGCILAHAPGSGKTFMLISFVQSYLTKYPEGRPLIVLPVGILATWRTEFLRWQIEDIPLYDFYSSKANNRSDQLKVLNLWEENRSIMLLGYEHFARIVSEHTCDTETVKCRKKLLKVPSLVILDEGHTARNKETDLLTSLATIETPRKVVLSGTLFQNHVSEVFNILNLVRPNFLKMERSRAIVKRILSKVDMFGKSAWSKNTSDKCFYDMVEENLQKDANDKIREMIIENLRELTANVLHYYQGELSEELPGLVDFTVFLNMTTKQEESIKSFVGQNKFSKRSNCNAVSLHPCLKDIKNICEKNENTTYQKIFLRNHEKISSVMSGIDINDGAKLKFIHNLLSLSESAGEKVLVFSQYVCSLLFLEMLFTRMKGWKPDMHMFMIHGGSVQRDKTIERFNHSPDAKVLFGSIKACSEGISLVGASRVVILDVHENPSVMRQAIGRAFRPGQTKMVYCYRLVAADSPEEDDHKTAFRKERVAKLWFEWNEVCVNDDFELTDVDVSESEDIFLESPAMRQDIKSLYKR; from the exons ATGGATCCTAGTGGCTGCAAAAGACAGAAACATGAAATTGAGCATGATAGCTCACCAGGCAACCAGTCTCAGGCAACCATCATCAGTCATAACAGTTCTGTCCGCCTTCGATTTCTCGAGCAGTTTGACGACTTGAAGTATGCAAGTGCCACTAAAGATTACAAGGCAGTCAATGCCAAGATGCATGAACTTCTCAGCACCCTTGAAAAGCTCAAAGAAGTACCTATCAAGTTGCCCTATGTCAGTCCAGTGCTCAAGACATCAGATGCAAGATTACATAGCGCTACCCAAAGTGGGAGCAATTTTAGTTCTGATAATATTATTGACTTGGATCCGGACAATGTTGGAGATCATACCCATCCTAACATGGAAAATACTGGGGCTCACAATACAACCTATTTAGTTGATTCCGGTGACGGGGACATGATTAAATCAATCAGAGATGGAAATTCATCTGGTTGTATGCAAAATGTCAATTTTACCCAAGAATGCTCATTGGCTGAGCAGCCTGGCCAATACCAGGACATCATCATGTTGGGTAATGAAAACATAAATTCTGAAGATCAAGCTGTAGCTAAGCAAGGAAATGACATCATGGACATTGACAATGAG CTCAAGGAAAGTGCTTTATTTGATGGCCATAGTTCTTCAGAGTCACCAGAACTGATCAAGCAAGGACATGGCGACATAAGTATTTACAATGAG AACCATGACGagcagaaaggaaaaagggaaGGGGAGGGTGAAGATGTCCAAAGTGCAGGAAGCATAGAGAACAACAGTGTACCTGTTGTAGATTCTTATGATATATCTTGTGAGGTCATACAAAGTGAGTCAACAGAAAATGGAAATTATGATCGCTATGATAACAATGACAGCCCAGTTGATGAGCTAGAATACCTTTGGAGGGACATGTCGCTTGCATTGGCATGTTCGAAG ACCATTGGAAGTGATCACAGTATTGTTCCGTCGGAGAATACTTGTGGAGAAGTTGTGGATGATTGTCATCATGACTTCCTGATGAGAGATGATTTGGGACTTGTTTGCCGTGTTTGTGGTCTGATCAAGAAACCCATTGATACTATTATTGAGTGCCAGTGGAAAAAG CCCAAGCAATCATACAGGACATACCCGTCAGGACACAGAAACTCTAATGATCTGGATACACCTATTAATCTTTCAAGAAACATTCTTCAAATGTTACCTGATCCTCTTTCGATCCACCCTCAGCATTTACAACAGATGAAACCTCACCAACTTGAAGGTTTTAATTTCTTGGTCAAGAACTTGGCAGATGAGAAAAACCCTGGGGGCTGTATTCTAGCACATGCACCAGGTTCTGGAAAGACCTTTATGCTAATTAGCTTTGTCCAGAGCTACCTGACCAAATACCCTGAAGGACGGCCATTGATTGTCCTTCCAGTGGGCATTTTGGCAACATGGAGAACAGAATTTCTCCGTTGGCAGATTGAGGACATTCCCTTGTATGACTTCTACTCCTCCAAAGCTAATAACCGGTCTGATCAATTAAAAGTTTTGAACTTGTGGGAAGAAAATAGAAGCATAATGTTGCTTGGGTATGAGCATTTTGCACGCATAGTTTCTGAGCACACTTGTGATACTGAAACCGTCAAGTGTCGAAAGAAACTGTTGAAGGTCCCAAGCCTTGTCATTCTAGATGAAGGCCACACTGCCAGAAATAAGGAAACTGACTTGCTCACTTCACTTGCAACAATAGAAACTCCTAGAAAAGTGGTGCTCTCAGGAACCTTGTTTCAGAATCATGTAAGTGAGGTTTTCAACATTTTGAACCTTGTCCGGCCAAATTTCTTGAAGATGGAGAGATCCCGTGCGATAGTGAAGCGCATATTAAGCAAGGTTGATATGTTTGGGAAGAGTGCATGGTCAAAGAACACTTCAGATAAGTGCTTCTATGATATGGTTGAAGAAAACCTTCAAAAGGATGCAAATGATAAAATCAGAGAGATGATCATTGAGAATCTACGTGAGCTAACTGCAAATGTGCTCCACTATTATCAAGGCGAGCTTTCAGAGGAGCTACCTGGGCTTGTGGACTTCACAGTTTTTCTTAATATGACTACCAAGCAGGAAGAGAGCATTAAGAGTTTTGTGGGACAAAATAAATTTAGTAAACGTTCAAACTGCAATGCTGTTTCTCTTCATCCATGCTTAAAGGATATCAAGAACATATgtgagaaaaatgaaaataccACATATCAGAAGATCTTTTTGAGGAATCATGAGAAAATTAGCTCCGTGATGAGTGGAATTGATATAAACGATGGGGCGAAACTAAAGTTTATACACAATCTCTTGTCTCTTTCAGAATCTGCTGGAGAGAAGGTACTTGTGTTCAGCCAGTATGTCTGTTCTCTACTTTTCTTGGAAATGCTGTTCACAAGAATGAAAGGATGGAAACCAGACATGCACATGTTCATGATACATGGCGGATCAGTTCAGAGAGACAAGACCATCGAGAGATTCAACCACTCACCAGATGCTAAAGTTCTCTTTGGTTCCATCAAGGCTTGCAGCGAGGGCATCTCGCTCGTTGGTGCATCACGTGTTGTCATTCTGGATGTCCATGAAAATCCTTCTGTGATGCGCCAGGCGATTGGACGTGCATTCAGACCAGGACAGACTAAAATGGTGTACTGCTACCGTCTCGTTGCCGCTGACTCCCCTGAAGAGGATGATCACAAGACAGCCTTTCGAAAAGAACGGGTGGCCAAGCTGTGGTTTGAATGGAACGAGGTTTGTGTAAATGATGATTTTGAGCTTACTGATGTTGATGTTTCAGAGAGCGAGGATATTTTTCTGGAAAGCCCTGCAATGCGACAAGATATCAAATCCCTATACAAAAG GTGA